The following proteins are co-located in the Fusobacterium sp. IOR10 genome:
- a CDS encoding GntP family permease, with protein MNVGIFILLAALILFGVLAFRQISALILAPLVSIFVIVGYRLPVLENLKNQFMPAASSYITKYFLIFFIGALFGAVYQFTGAAESIARFLSKMSGDKFVVPLVMCITGILTFGGVSGFVVFFVIYPIALQMFRKANITRMLIPAAISSGCWTWSMTAPGSPSIQNVIAMTSLGTPSTAALVPSIVATIGEFLMIFLWLEWRARKFTKRGRLFNDKSLKYQLTDEEIKENGSDDLPHPLIAFLPIVTILVSFNLIKLPVETSVLIGTVLAAVLMFRKVSSIEGWVNVFNKGAADSGVAILNTAIVVGFGGVVKNTQGFSDLIEGLKNWNVSPMLFVAITVAVCAGACGSASGGMGVAFDALTSTFVKMGINLQYVHRIGAIAAGTLDTLPHQGAQITLLGICKLTHKEAYYDIAITQILIPFLTLGIFIPLANMGL; from the coding sequence ATGAATGTAGGTATTTTTATTTTGTTAGCTGCTTTGATATTGTTTGGGGTATTAGCATTTAGACAAATAAGTGCATTAATTTTAGCTCCGTTAGTTTCTATTTTCGTTATTGTAGGTTATAGATTACCAGTTTTAGAAAATTTAAAGAATCAATTTATGCCAGCAGCATCTTCATATATAACAAAGTACTTTTTAATATTTTTTATAGGTGCTTTGTTTGGAGCAGTTTATCAATTTACTGGAGCAGCAGAATCAATAGCTAGATTTTTAAGCAAGATGTCTGGAGATAAATTTGTTGTTCCATTAGTTATGTGTATAACTGGAATATTAACATTTGGAGGGGTAAGTGGATTTGTAGTTTTCTTTGTTATTTATCCTATAGCTCTTCAAATGTTTAGAAAAGCAAATATAACTAGAATGCTTATTCCAGCAGCAATATCCTCAGGATGTTGGACATGGTCAATGACAGCCCCAGGATCACCTTCAATACAAAACGTAATTGCAATGACAAGTTTAGGAACACCTTCAACAGCTGCTCTTGTTCCTTCAATTGTAGCCACTATTGGAGAATTTCTAATGATATTTCTTTGGCTTGAATGGAGAGCTAGAAAATTTACAAAAAGAGGAAGATTATTCAATGATAAATCGTTGAAATATCAGTTAACAGATGAGGAAATAAAAGAAAATGGATCAGATGATTTACCTCATCCCCTTATAGCTTTTTTACCAATTGTAACAATATTGGTTTCCTTTAATCTTATAAAATTACCAGTTGAAACTTCAGTACTAATAGGAACAGTTTTAGCAGCAGTACTAATGTTTAGAAAAGTTTCTAGTATAGAAGGTTGGGTAAATGTTTTTAATAAAGGAGCAGCAGATTCAGGGGTAGCTATATTAAATACAGCTATTGTAGTTGGATTTGGAGGAGTAGTTAAAAATACTCAAGGTTTTAGTGATTTAATTGAAGGACTTAAAAATTGGAATGTGTCTCCAATGCTATTTGTAGCAATAACAGTTGCAGTTTGTGCAGGGGCTTGTGGTTCAGCTTCAGGTGGTATGGGAGTAGCCTTTGATGCATTAACAAGTACATTTGTGAAAATGGGAATAAATCTTCAATATGTACATAGAATAGGAGCAATAGCAGCTGGAACACTTGACACACTACCACATCAAGGTGCTCAAATAACATTACTAGGTATATGTAAATTAACACATAAAGAAGCATATTATGATATAGCAATAACTCAGATTTTAATACCATTTTTAACTCTAGGAATATTTATTCCTTTAGCAAATATGGGCTTATAA